In one window of Mesotoga sp. UBA6090 DNA:
- the mtnA gene encoding S-methyl-5-thioribose-1-phosphate isomerase has translation MTLEWKEDRLILIDQRSLPSKEEYVECLTHEDVYLAIKNMVVRGAPAIGASAAFGYLLGAREAQAGSEEMFFGHMVLVKKRLSESRPTAVNLFWALDRMERTLNSLRKLERNDLIASLESEALRIATEDIEINKAIGKNGAAIVRDGDGILTHCNAGALATVDYGTALGVMRAAVQQGKKISVYADETRPYLQGARLTAWELIKSGIDVTLICDNMSGWVMKKGLVDLVLVGADRIAANGDSANKIGTYSVAILAQRHGIPFYIVAPLSTVDLSTPTGDEIPIEERDHREITHIGNYQIAPDNVKCLNPAFDVTPWSLITGIITEKGIARPPYNISLKKMSE, from the coding sequence ATGACGCTTGAATGGAAAGAAGACCGACTGATACTCATCGATCAAAGAAGCCTTCCTTCAAAGGAAGAGTATGTTGAATGCTTAACTCACGAAGACGTATATCTTGCAATCAAAAATATGGTTGTCAGAGGTGCGCCGGCAATAGGCGCAAGTGCAGCATTCGGTTATCTTCTCGGTGCAAGAGAGGCTCAAGCCGGTTCTGAAGAGATGTTTTTCGGACACATGGTTCTGGTCAAGAAAAGACTTTCAGAGAGCAGACCTACGGCCGTGAATTTATTTTGGGCTCTTGATAGAATGGAAAGGACGCTTAATTCGCTCCGAAAGCTGGAAAGGAATGATCTAATTGCATCTCTCGAAAGCGAAGCCCTGAGAATTGCCACTGAAGATATCGAGATCAATAAGGCAATAGGGAAGAACGGGGCAGCAATTGTGAGAGACGGTGATGGAATACTCACTCACTGTAACGCCGGAGCTCTTGCAACAGTTGACTATGGTACGGCGCTTGGAGTAATGCGAGCTGCAGTTCAACAGGGCAAGAAGATCTCTGTTTACGCCGATGAAACACGTCCTTATCTTCAGGGGGCGCGATTGACGGCATGGGAGCTCATAAAATCGGGGATCGACGTTACGCTCATCTGTGACAATATGTCTGGATGGGTAATGAAAAAGGGACTGGTAGATCTAGTACTAGTTGGAGCAGACAGAATTGCAGCGAATGGTGATTCAGCAAACAAAATAGGGACATATTCAGTGGCGATTCTTGCTCAGAGACATGGAATTCCCTTCTACATAGTCGCCCCTTTAAGCACGGTGGATCTCTCAACCCCGACAGGAGATGAAATCCCCATAGAGGAAAGAGACCACCGCGAGATAACTCACATAGGAAACTACCAGATTGCTCCCGATAATGTTAAATGTTTAAACCCCGCTTTTGATGTAACTCCATGGAGTTTGATAACCGGAATAATCACGGAAAAGGGAATTGCAAGGCCACCATACAACATTTCACTGAAGAAAATGTCTGAATAG